In one window of Marinifilum sp. JC120 DNA:
- a CDS encoding OmpA family protein, with the protein MLNRKILSILTVAIAVLLAFGSMALAESRIVLKPKVDAFAYFVDTSPSMSQAYGSTGNPKIIAGLNALKRLNNVVPELGYDSALYAMPDFATYSPKSMFTRSAMARGIAAVPSDLPFFQSTPMGEGFKDLDRVLNNWDGKFAVVFVSDGLTNAGRNPSLVVSDMSKKYGDRFCLHVISVADTARGKSNLKRLASKTPCGVYVDATALADKAVLDKFAQDVFYTQEEELIVEVIEEVVIAPVVPVQEKIVFRNFNFGFDKYKITDEMVPALTEAATLLEEFPNLKVLVGGHTDSSGSEAYNQGLSERRAKAVADWMAANGVASERLQVKGYGEMNPKYDNKTKEGRKLNRRVEIDVED; encoded by the coding sequence ATGCTGAACAGAAAAATTTTGTCAATCCTGACCGTTGCTATAGCCGTTCTTCTGGCTTTCGGCTCCATGGCCCTTGCAGAATCACGTATCGTTCTTAAACCCAAAGTAGATGCATTTGCCTACTTCGTCGACACTTCCCCCTCCATGTCACAGGCATACGGTTCCACCGGAAATCCAAAAATTATTGCCGGGCTCAATGCTTTAAAGAGACTCAACAACGTTGTTCCTGAACTGGGATACGATTCAGCTCTCTACGCAATGCCCGACTTTGCAACCTATTCTCCCAAATCTATGTTCACCAGATCCGCCATGGCAAGAGGGATCGCCGCTGTACCCAGCGACCTGCCTTTCTTCCAGTCCACCCCCATGGGTGAAGGCTTTAAAGATCTTGATCGCGTACTCAATAACTGGGACGGTAAGTTTGCAGTTGTTTTCGTATCTGATGGCTTGACCAACGCCGGACGCAACCCTTCACTCGTTGTTTCCGACATGTCTAAAAAATACGGCGACCGTTTCTGCCTGCACGTTATCAGTGTAGCTGACACCGCGCGCGGCAAATCCAACCTGAAACGCCTTGCCAGCAAGACTCCCTGTGGTGTTTATGTTGACGCCACAGCCCTTGCCGACAAAGCAGTTCTCGATAAGTTCGCACAGGATGTTTTCTATACTCAGGAAGAAGAACTCATCGTTGAAGTCATTGAAGAAGTTGTAATCGCTCCTGTTGTTCCGGTTCAGGAAAAAATTGTTTTCCGTAACTTCAACTTCGGTTTCGACAAATACAAAATCACTGACGAAATGGTTCCTGCTCTGACTGAAGCAGCAACCCTTCTCGAAGAATTCCCCAACCTCAAAGTTCTGGTTGGCGGTCACACCGACTCCTCCGGTTCCGAAGCATACAACCAGGGGCTGTCCGAACGCAGAGCCAAGGCTGTTGCCGACTGGATGGCCGCAAACGGCGTTGCTTCCGAACGCTTGCAGGTCAAGGGTTATGGTGAAATGAATCCCAAGTATGACAACAAGACCAAAGAAGGCCGCAAGCTTAACCGCCGCGTTGAAATCGACGTAGAAGACTAG
- a CDS encoding serine dehydratase subunit alpha family protein: MKYSVKEILHLEVSPALGCTEPVAIALATAAAASVMPDTRPDKIEVWVDPNIYKNGLAVIIPGTGGINGLDTAAALGALYGDPSLGLEVLEPLDEPSTKEACKYKKENPVTVNLLEDRHGIYVRALLTFGSSLVETIIEGVHDNIISLTLNGESVKDSTLVKKKQAQKADVSKLEDYIKTLSLDDLVDMIDDLDEQDFDFLKEGITYNMRLADYGLKHGSGLGVGATFEKLARMKILSRDMILAARIVTSAASDARMGGIKLPAMSSGGSGNHGLTAILPIYAVSEFVDCTEKIMLEAIALSHLVTAYVKAQTGRLSAVCGCSVAAGAGATAGITYLMGGTTKHMAGAITNLTEDLAGIICDGAKSGCALKLATAAGTAVQAALFAVHGVNVHSTDGIIGSSPEQTMQNIGTLSTQGMIDTDRTILKIMLEKHFAGAEN, encoded by the coding sequence ATGAAATATTCAGTTAAAGAAATCTTACACCTTGAAGTCTCACCGGCACTAGGCTGCACCGAGCCGGTAGCCATTGCCCTTGCCACCGCAGCAGCAGCTTCAGTTATGCCGGACACAAGACCTGACAAAATCGAAGTCTGGGTTGACCCGAATATTTATAAAAACGGACTTGCCGTCATCATCCCCGGCACTGGCGGAATAAACGGGCTGGACACAGCTGCCGCGCTGGGAGCCCTTTACGGCGATCCCTCGCTTGGTCTTGAAGTACTTGAACCTCTGGACGAACCGAGCACTAAAGAAGCATGCAAATACAAGAAAGAAAACCCCGTCACAGTAAACCTGCTTGAAGACAGGCACGGCATCTACGTCCGTGCCCTGCTCACTTTCGGTTCAAGCTTAGTTGAAACAATCATTGAAGGGGTTCACGACAACATAATTTCTCTGACTCTTAACGGTGAATCGGTCAAGGACTCTACTCTGGTCAAAAAGAAACAGGCTCAAAAAGCTGATGTTTCCAAACTTGAAGACTACATCAAAACCCTGTCCCTTGATGATCTCGTAGATATGATCGACGATCTTGACGAACAGGATTTCGACTTTCTCAAGGAAGGGATCACCTACAACATGCGTCTTGCCGACTACGGACTCAAGCATGGCTCAGGGTTGGGCGTAGGTGCAACATTCGAAAAGCTGGCCCGCATGAAAATTCTAAGCAGAGATATGATACTCGCCGCCCGCATTGTCACATCAGCCGCATCTGATGCCCGTATGGGCGGAATCAAGCTCCCGGCCATGAGTTCAGGAGGATCAGGAAACCACGGACTGACTGCTATCCTGCCAATTTATGCGGTGAGTGAGTTTGTGGACTGCACTGAAAAAATCATGCTTGAAGCCATTGCCCTCAGCCATCTCGTTACTGCTTACGTAAAGGCTCAGACCGGCCGCCTTTCTGCTGTCTGCGGCTGCTCAGTTGCTGCCGGAGCAGGAGCCACCGCTGGAATCACATACCTCATGGGCGGCACGACTAAACACATGGCCGGAGCCATCACTAACCTGACTGAAGATCTTGCCGGAATCATCTGTGATGGAGCTAAATCAGGCTGTGCCCTAAAACTGGCAACAGCAGCCGGAACCGCTGTGCAAGCCGCACTTTTTGCCGTCCACGGCGTCAATGTTCACTCCACGGACGGCATTATTGGCTCCTCACCCGAGCAAACCATGCAAAACATCGGCACACTCAGCACTCAAGGCATGATAGATACAGACCGAACCATCCTGAAAATAATGCTTGAAAAACATTTCGCCGGAGCTGAAAATTAA
- the rfaD gene encoding ADP-glyceromanno-heptose 6-epimerase, producing MYIVTGGAGFIGSAMVWKLNQMGIDDILIVDNLAKTDKWKNLVNLRYEDYVHRNQFYKLILEGDDPFETDAVIHMGACSSTTEQDADFLMENNYRYTQMLCRFCLNHDVRFINASSAATYGDGRFGFDDDHAGIDQLQPMNMYGYSKQLFDLWAKRGGVLDKLVSLKFFNVFGPNEYHKDDMKSVICKAFHQIGETGEMKLFKSYKPEFPHGGQKRDFVYIKDCVDVMWWFLQNPDKNGIFNIGTGQAREWNELAKSVFAAMDVDPNISYIEMPETIRDKYQYFTQANMSKLVAAGYDKPFTSLEDAAKDYVQNYLAQEDSYLKS from the coding sequence ATGTATATTGTGACAGGCGGAGCCGGGTTCATCGGCAGTGCCATGGTCTGGAAGTTGAACCAGATGGGAATCGACGATATCTTGATCGTCGACAACCTTGCCAAAACGGATAAATGGAAAAATCTGGTCAATCTTCGTTACGAGGATTATGTCCATAGGAATCAGTTTTATAAGCTTATTCTCGAGGGTGATGACCCCTTTGAAACTGATGCCGTAATTCACATGGGGGCTTGCTCCTCCACCACAGAGCAGGATGCGGATTTCCTCATGGAAAACAACTACCGCTACACTCAGATGCTCTGCCGTTTCTGCCTTAATCATGATGTCCGGTTCATCAATGCCTCCAGCGCCGCAACTTACGGCGATGGTCGTTTTGGTTTTGATGACGACCATGCGGGTATTGATCAGCTCCAGCCCATGAACATGTATGGCTACTCCAAGCAGCTTTTTGACCTTTGGGCCAAACGCGGCGGCGTTCTGGACAAGTTGGTAAGTCTTAAATTTTTCAATGTATTCGGTCCAAACGAATATCATAAAGACGACATGAAAAGTGTTATCTGCAAGGCTTTTCACCAGATCGGTGAAACCGGGGAGATGAAACTGTTCAAGTCTTACAAGCCGGAATTCCCCCACGGCGGCCAGAAACGCGACTTTGTCTACATCAAAGATTGCGTGGATGTAATGTGGTGGTTTTTACAGAACCCGGATAAAAACGGTATTTTCAATATCGGAACCGGACAGGCCCGTGAATGGAATGAACTGGCGAAATCTGTTTTCGCGGCTATGGATGTGGATCCGAACATCAGCTATATCGAGATGCCGGAAACCATCCGCGACAAGTACCAGTATTTTACTCAGGCAAATATGAGCAAGCTGGTGGCTGCCGGTTATGACAAACCGTTCACTTCGTTGGAAGATGCGGCTAAAGATTATGTACAGAATTACCTGGCTCAGGAAGATTCTTATCTCAAGAGCTAG
- a CDS encoding LPS-assembly protein LptD has translation MTVPMTDSKGVEQKGEQWKFSADKLVVENDSEYLQAYGDVTLRSGDNYIKADFARFYQATKWIYLRGNVKAQIKGDFYDAAEAEFDLNNMVGWLKKGRVFVANPHVYFESEFIEKHNGATYSFKDVKVTACDGENPLWSFESGEGDITINGYARLWHSKFKVKGVPVAYTPYMELPVQRERQSGVLNPEIGNSNRLGNRINLPIYWAINDEMDMTFYPEYLSKRGARPGVEFRHSEDVNSKGSWRADWLFDSKSYDDPNAASYSFSDNMIRPNQNRWWIRSKYNGYLGNPDWQTIFDMDLVSDQDYLREFRSGSNGYEATRNEFLDEFGRDIATADSNKRTSTALVARSWDNYSVSALAEYTENLLYRNGNNPSTKDPTLQRLPELSAYAFKNNFFGTPIEWEGEFQANYFWREYGTTGGRFDIKPSFSMPVRLGGITFIPHAGVRATNYLVSSFQNASTEVSRDSSQTRILADAGMSAATDFYRVFDLESAPVVSKENIGKSGWTRMKHNFIPRLEYSWVQDDSASQAKLPYFDSRDRISEQNDIVFSLTNVFDRNRATVVMGDDGNPVLEADYLEFLRVRLEQGYDIDEENRSVELSQYERRPFSDFMAEFIVTPYNFVNLTSRTWVSPYLGDVTEHENILKLFYDEYAEFSLGYDYLRKIDEYKRQQDSDMQIVSYGMKAKLPWNLQVGGKFRSDLNSDRDLEKTASVGWNHQCFFMEFVASKTTVDERYSVNFNLFDTGMF, from the coding sequence ATGACCGTGCCCATGACTGACAGTAAGGGTGTGGAGCAGAAGGGTGAGCAATGGAAGTTTTCCGCAGACAAGCTTGTTGTGGAAAACGACAGTGAATACCTTCAGGCTTACGGCGATGTAACCCTGCGCAGCGGGGACAACTATATTAAAGCGGACTTTGCCCGTTTTTATCAGGCTACTAAATGGATTTATCTGCGCGGCAATGTAAAAGCGCAGATAAAGGGCGATTTTTACGACGCGGCCGAGGCTGAATTTGACCTTAACAACATGGTCGGTTGGCTGAAAAAGGGCCGCGTTTTTGTTGCTAATCCCCATGTTTACTTTGAAAGTGAGTTCATTGAAAAGCACAACGGTGCCACTTACAGCTTCAAGGATGTTAAGGTTACCGCCTGTGACGGTGAAAATCCGCTCTGGTCTTTTGAGTCCGGTGAGGGTGATATCACTATCAATGGTTACGCAAGGCTTTGGCATTCCAAATTCAAAGTAAAGGGTGTCCCGGTTGCGTATACCCCCTACATGGAACTTCCGGTGCAGCGTGAACGCCAGTCCGGTGTGCTCAATCCTGAAATAGGTAACTCCAACCGTCTTGGTAATAGGATCAACTTGCCGATCTACTGGGCCATCAATGACGAAATGGACATGACCTTTTACCCGGAATACCTAAGCAAGCGCGGAGCTAGACCCGGGGTGGAATTTCGCCATTCTGAAGATGTAAACAGTAAAGGATCGTGGCGTGCGGACTGGTTGTTTGATAGCAAGAGTTACGACGACCCCAATGCCGCAAGCTATTCTTTCAGTGATAATATGATCCGTCCCAACCAGAACCGTTGGTGGATCAGATCAAAATATAACGGATATCTTGGAAATCCTGATTGGCAGACCATTTTTGATATGGACCTTGTCTCTGACCAGGATTACCTGCGTGAATTCCGTTCCGGTTCCAATGGTTATGAAGCTACCCGTAATGAATTTCTTGATGAATTCGGGCGTGACATAGCAACTGCTGACTCAAATAAAAGAACAAGTACAGCCCTTGTTGCCAGAAGTTGGGATAATTACTCGGTGTCAGCTTTGGCAGAGTACACCGAGAATCTGCTTTATCGTAACGGGAACAATCCTTCCACTAAGGACCCGACTTTACAGAGGTTGCCCGAGCTTTCCGCATACGCATTTAAGAACAACTTTTTTGGGACCCCCATTGAATGGGAAGGCGAATTTCAGGCCAACTACTTCTGGCGTGAATACGGCACCACCGGTGGACGTTTTGATATCAAACCGTCTTTCAGCATGCCGGTACGTCTTGGCGGGATTACTTTTATTCCCCATGCCGGAGTCAGGGCTACGAACTATCTTGTAAGTTCTTTCCAGAATGCAAGTACTGAAGTCAGCCGTGACAGCAGTCAGACCCGTATCCTTGCCGATGCCGGAATGAGCGCAGCTACAGATTTTTACCGTGTCTTTGATTTGGAATCCGCTCCGGTCGTCAGCAAAGAGAATATTGGTAAATCCGGTTGGACCCGCATGAAACATAATTTTATTCCCCGATTGGAATATTCATGGGTTCAGGACGATTCCGCTTCGCAGGCCAAACTGCCTTACTTTGATTCCCGGGACCGTATTTCTGAGCAGAATGATATTGTTTTCTCACTGACCAACGTTTTTGACCGCAATCGCGCAACAGTTGTTATGGGCGATGACGGCAATCCCGTGCTCGAAGCTGACTATCTTGAATTTCTGCGTGTCCGCCTTGAACAAGGATATGACATTGATGAAGAGAACCGTTCTGTCGAACTTAGCCAGTATGAGCGGCGTCCTTTTTCCGATTTCATGGCCGAGTTTATCGTTACTCCGTATAATTTTGTGAATCTGACCTCCCGCACATGGGTCTCCCCTTATTTGGGTGATGTCACTGAGCATGAAAATATCCTCAAGCTCTTTTATGATGAATATGCTGAGTTCTCTCTGGGGTATGATTACCTGCGCAAGATCGATGAATATAAAAGGCAGCAGGATTCCGATATGCAGATTGTGAGTTACGGAATGAAGGCCAAACTGCCTTGGAACCTTCAGGTGGGCGGTAAGTTCCGTTCCGATCTTAATTCTGATCGTGATCTTGAAAAGACCGCTTCTGTCGGCTGGAACCACCAGTGTTTCTTCATGGAATTTGTTGCTTCCAAGACTACTGTTGATGAGCGTTACAGCGTTAACTTTAACCTTTTCGACACAGGCATGTTTTAG
- the mutL gene encoding DNA mismatch repair endonuclease MutL — protein sequence MSTPEIHVLPASLRNQIAAGEVVERPSSVVKELVENSIDAGSTQVDVVVERGGQGFIAVKDNGRGVAADELKLAVTRHATSKISNVDDLTSITSFGFRGEALPSIASVSRFKMSSCRNGADEGWFLDVEGGDVVEEGPAAIPGGTSVEVRDLFFNVPARLKFLKTENTEARRCNQVLFKVALANVDAGFSFTSNGREQFRLPAGQTLPERLAVFWPRNICESLLEFSHEAGEMKVHGCAGIPGLAQGRGDRIVMFVNGRPVQDKLLLSAIRGAYKGRLISREYPQAVLFLELPPELVDVNVHPAKMEVRFQEESSVFSIIRNGIGQALSRYELGIVDGDSDFERQSEIPVRPAAQGQKLSESVSLPIEPTAKFSSWNEFKNTDFTAMDDEPGVTPSFSKTNFTSPPATEHRPDPDMVHEQHMDYSAQQVRGAEPETGQHASLMAGPVYVPGSRIEYLGQVADTYLVLKLPNGSLGLLDQHAAHERVIYENMKSLRTRGESRPLALPIDLVLHPSEVQRVQEMWEDLQAAGFMLELESGQTLSMRGIPPALETGEAREYLKAAVDGQAKTLDDLWIMLSCKSAIKANLPLAVDEALSLLGAWVKCPQREYCPHGRPVLVSWSALEMEKLFKRK from the coding sequence ATGAGTACTCCTGAAATTCATGTCCTTCCGGCTTCCTTGCGCAACCAGATTGCAGCAGGTGAAGTTGTTGAGCGGCCTTCCAGCGTGGTCAAGGAACTGGTTGAAAACTCCATTGATGCGGGCAGCACGCAGGTTGATGTTGTTGTCGAACGTGGGGGACAGGGCTTTATCGCTGTTAAAGATAACGGGCGCGGCGTCGCTGCTGATGAATTGAAGCTGGCTGTTACTCGTCATGCCACCAGCAAGATTTCCAATGTAGATGATCTGACCTCCATAACCAGTTTTGGTTTCAGGGGCGAGGCTTTGCCAAGCATTGCCTCCGTCTCACGCTTCAAGATGAGTTCCTGCCGTAATGGTGCAGATGAAGGCTGGTTTCTTGATGTGGAAGGGGGCGATGTTGTGGAGGAAGGCCCGGCTGCCATTCCCGGCGGGACTTCCGTTGAAGTGCGCGACCTTTTCTTTAATGTCCCGGCTCGGCTGAAATTTCTGAAAACCGAGAATACCGAGGCCCGGCGTTGCAATCAGGTCCTCTTTAAGGTTGCTCTTGCCAACGTGGATGCCGGATTCTCATTTACTTCCAATGGGCGAGAACAGTTCAGACTTCCTGCCGGACAAACCCTGCCCGAACGTCTGGCCGTTTTTTGGCCACGCAATATTTGTGAATCCTTATTGGAATTTTCTCACGAAGCCGGGGAAATGAAAGTTCACGGCTGCGCGGGAATTCCGGGTCTGGCTCAGGGGCGTGGTGACCGAATTGTCATGTTCGTTAACGGCCGTCCAGTACAGGACAAGTTGCTGCTCAGTGCCATCCGCGGGGCCTATAAGGGTAGGTTGATTTCTCGTGAATACCCGCAGGCTGTTCTTTTTCTTGAGCTCCCCCCGGAACTGGTGGATGTGAACGTGCATCCGGCCAAGATGGAAGTCCGTTTTCAGGAGGAAAGCTCTGTTTTCAGCATCATTCGTAATGGCATAGGGCAGGCTTTATCCCGTTATGAGCTTGGCATTGTAGACGGGGACAGTGATTTTGAAAGACAGTCTGAAATCCCGGTCCGCCCAGCTGCGCAGGGACAAAAGTTATCGGAAAGTGTCTCTTTGCCCATCGAACCTACGGCCAAATTTTCCAGCTGGAATGAGTTTAAAAATACCGATTTTACAGCTATGGATGATGAGCCGGGAGTGACTCCAAGTTTTTCCAAAACAAATTTTACTTCTCCCCCTGCAACTGAACATCGCCCGGACCCGGACATGGTTCACGAACAGCACATGGATTACTCCGCGCAACAAGTCCGGGGGGCTGAACCGGAAACGGGACAACACGCATCTCTGATGGCGGGGCCGGTTTACGTGCCCGGATCACGTATTGAATATCTCGGACAGGTTGCCGATACCTATTTGGTTCTCAAGCTTCCCAACGGTTCTCTTGGGTTACTGGACCAGCACGCGGCCCACGAACGGGTTATTTACGAGAATATGAAATCACTGCGCACTCGCGGTGAATCCCGTCCGCTGGCCCTGCCCATTGATCTGGTCCTGCATCCCAGTGAGGTGCAGCGGGTACAGGAAATGTGGGAGGATTTGCAGGCTGCCGGATTCATGCTTGAACTTGAATCCGGGCAGACTCTTTCCATGCGTGGAATTCCTCCGGCACTTGAAACCGGTGAAGCAAGGGAGTACTTAAAAGCAGCCGTGGACGGACAAGCCAAGACTCTTGATGATCTCTGGATCATGCTTTCCTGCAAATCAGCCATAAAGGCTAATTTGCCGTTGGCTGTGGATGAGGCCCTTTCCCTGCTGGGAGCGTGGGTCAAATGCCCGCAGCGTGAGTACTGCCCCCATGGCAGACCCGTTTTGGTCAGCTGGTCCGCGCTGGAAATGGAGAAGCTTTTCAAACGCAAATAG
- the alr gene encoding alanine racemase: MTIGYNALEVEVDLNAIRHNYRLLCEKGSRVYGVVKADAYGHGLIEVARALEEEGADTLAVGTVGEGLQLRKSGCSKRIISLLGPLNEEDCFNVTQNGIIPFIGEFEQLEMLAGVVSAQGRKVEISLKFDTGMSRLGFGVHELDKLVEWLRTNPEVRPVLASSHLATSDDPAYEGYMSVQAETFSKILKQLSEAGYELEASLANSAGILVHDQVHYSAQRGGIALYGSNPLLGTEWSEFGRELKPVMQVRTRIAAVRELKKGQAISYGCTYTAERDMTVAIVCAGYADGYSRGLSNAGQVCIHGKRANILGRVCMQLCIVDISHIDGVKFGDTAYLLGGEGEGRISAEELAGWWQTITYEIFCLLGMNPRTYKK; encoded by the coding sequence ATGACGATCGGATATAATGCACTTGAAGTTGAAGTTGATTTAAACGCTATCCGCCATAATTATCGTTTGCTCTGCGAAAAAGGGAGCAGGGTTTATGGTGTGGTCAAGGCGGACGCTTATGGACACGGTCTGATTGAAGTCGCCCGTGCCCTTGAGGAAGAGGGGGCCGATACCTTAGCCGTAGGTACTGTGGGTGAAGGTCTGCAACTGCGCAAAAGCGGTTGTTCCAAGCGCATAATTTCCCTGCTTGGGCCGCTTAATGAAGAAGACTGTTTCAATGTTACACAGAACGGGATAATTCCTTTTATCGGTGAATTTGAGCAGCTTGAAATGTTGGCCGGAGTTGTTTCAGCGCAGGGACGTAAAGTCGAGATCAGCCTGAAATTTGATACCGGCATGTCTCGGCTCGGTTTCGGCGTTCATGAACTCGATAAGCTGGTTGAATGGTTGAGAACTAACCCTGAAGTGCGTCCGGTTCTGGCAAGCTCGCACCTTGCTACTTCTGATGATCCGGCTTACGAGGGATACATGTCCGTTCAGGCAGAGACTTTTTCAAAAATTTTGAAACAGCTTTCCGAGGCCGGGTACGAACTGGAAGCGTCGCTTGCGAATTCCGCCGGGATTTTGGTTCATGATCAGGTCCATTATTCTGCCCAGCGCGGCGGGATCGCGCTTTACGGATCTAATCCTCTGCTTGGTACTGAGTGGAGTGAGTTCGGGCGCGAGCTTAAGCCGGTCATGCAGGTTCGTACCAGGATTGCGGCTGTGCGGGAACTTAAAAAAGGGCAGGCCATCAGCTACGGTTGTACTTATACCGCAGAACGGGACATGACTGTTGCCATTGTCTGCGCCGGGTATGCCGACGGATACAGCCGGGGACTTTCCAATGCCGGACAGGTCTGCATTCATGGTAAGCGGGCGAATATTTTGGGCCGGGTCTGCATGCAACTTTGCATTGTAGATATCAGCCACATTGACGGCGTAAAATTCGGCGACACAGCCTATTTGCTGGGCGGGGAAGGCGAGGGGCGCATCAGTGCTGAGGAATTGGCAGGATGGTGGCAGACCATCACTTATGAAATTTTTTGTCTTCTGGGGATGAATCCGAGGACATATAAAAAATAG
- a CDS encoding ABC transporter substrate-binding protein — translation MKMYRFTLIPLVFALILCFCAGCSDKKKSGEFKVGVVAVTSGELFRKGNYIITAARYGADKVNKSGGLELSGQQYRVKLFPADSNGDPEIAAKAASRLIEKDKVSAIVGAAGSKVALAVAKVCEEHKVPFITPVAGTNKLTYFKYSFRVSYTNTVQGEALALFAKNDLGQKDVGVLFASSSPYSAELARFFKEDYVKGGGRVVAFQNYVAGQRKYTTQLKEIIDSGAEILFLPNNTKKVQLQVAQARKLGFKGILMGGDSWDPIELQRNSLFKNSYYTDHWIPGLPIKGTAAFEKDYKKKNGVDPSELEALTYDAVMSLFAATKTAGTTDPVSIHDALVDMPPFHGVTGDYDYNNNGDPDKDVIISTFRDGHIEVQDIIKLK, via the coding sequence ATGAAAATGTACAGGTTCACTTTGATTCCGCTCGTCTTTGCCCTCATCCTTTGTTTTTGCGCAGGGTGTTCGGATAAAAAAAAATCCGGGGAGTTTAAGGTCGGGGTTGTGGCAGTTACCAGCGGTGAATTGTTCAGAAAAGGGAATTACATCATTACAGCCGCCCGTTACGGTGCAGACAAGGTCAACAAGTCCGGTGGATTGGAACTAAGCGGGCAGCAATATCGGGTAAAACTCTTTCCTGCGGACAGCAACGGGGACCCCGAAATAGCCGCCAAGGCTGCCTCTCGATTGATTGAGAAGGATAAAGTTTCCGCCATTGTTGGCGCTGCCGGGAGTAAAGTGGCTCTGGCCGTGGCAAAAGTTTGTGAAGAGCACAAAGTTCCATTTATCACTCCCGTTGCCGGAACCAACAAGCTTACATATTTTAAATATTCCTTTCGCGTTTCCTACACTAATACCGTGCAGGGCGAAGCCCTGGCACTGTTTGCAAAAAATGATCTGGGGCAGAAGGATGTTGGGGTTCTTTTTGCTTCCTCCAGTCCGTACAGCGCGGAGCTGGCTCGTTTTTTCAAGGAAGACTATGTGAAAGGTGGAGGCCGGGTTGTGGCCTTTCAAAACTATGTTGCCGGGCAGCGCAAATATACCACCCAGCTGAAGGAGATAATTGATTCCGGGGCAGAAATCCTTTTTCTGCCTAATAATACCAAGAAGGTACAGCTACAGGTTGCTCAGGCCCGTAAGCTCGGGTTTAAAGGCATCCTCATGGGCGGCGATTCATGGGACCCCATTGAGTTGCAACGCAATTCACTTTTCAAAAATAGCTACTACACAGATCACTGGATTCCGGGCTTACCCATCAAGGGTACTGCTGCGTTTGAAAAGGACTATAAGAAGAAAAACGGGGTCGATCCCAGTGAACTTGAAGCTCTGACTTATGATGCGGTTATGAGTCTTTTTGCCGCCACCAAAACCGCCGGGACCACCGACCCTGTGTCCATTCATGATGCTTTGGTGGACATGCCGCCTTTTCACGGGGTAACTGGCGACTACGATTACAATAACAACGGCGACCCGGATAAGGACGTGATTATCTCCACTTTCCGCGACGGTCACATCGAAGTTCAGGATATTATTAAGCTGAAGTAA
- a CDS encoding OsmC family peroxiredoxin produces MNYLSLILTMLISLVLFASPAFADSGSKSSIHEINVELEETAKRIVSGKVRGHTLLADQPQNWGGNNIAPTPPESFAFAVGACVISTTRLIATLENRDVKNIRVTVKGGIDFAKALGKSSKNRSGYSGLEIKISFESTMTTPEKEKFIQRVVERCPMCDNVSGKTSFIVSLN; encoded by the coding sequence ATGAACTATTTGTCTTTGATTTTAACCATGTTGATTTCATTAGTTTTATTCGCCAGCCCGGCTTTTGCCGATTCGGGATCAAAAAGTTCAATACATGAAATTAATGTAGAATTGGAAGAAACAGCCAAGCGCATTGTTTCAGGAAAAGTTCGAGGGCATACTCTTCTCGCTGACCAACCCCAAAACTGGGGAGGAAACAACATCGCGCCGACTCCACCTGAAAGCTTCGCATTTGCAGTGGGTGCCTGCGTTATTTCAACAACCCGGCTTATAGCGACACTAGAGAATAGGGACGTGAAAAATATCCGTGTAACGGTAAAAGGAGGTATAGATTTTGCCAAAGCCCTAGGAAAGAGCAGCAAAAACAGATCCGGTTATTCGGGGCTTGAAATTAAAATTTCATTTGAATCAACAATGACAACACCAGAAAAAGAAAAATTTATCCAGCGAGTAGTGGAACGTTGTCCCATGTGTGACAATGTTTCCGGTAAAACATCATTTATAGTGTCATTGAATTAA